A DNA window from bacterium (Candidatus Blackallbacteria) CG13_big_fil_rev_8_21_14_2_50_49_14 contains the following coding sequences:
- a CDS encoding 4-hydroxybutyrate CoA-transferase, which translates to MKHYISADDAVSVIKTGDRVYIQGVAATPHLLIDAMVRRADELRNIEIVHLHTEGSAPYTAPEYAESFFLNALFVGANTRKAIHEGRGDYVPVFLSEVPSLFTKGILPLDVALIHVSPPDQHGICSLGTSVDCTWAAVHAARHVIAQVNPHMPRTHGDGFIHVSQIDALVQVEDPLPESPEHCLSEEEKKIGWHCANLIEDGATLQMGIGAIPDAVLAALHNHVRLGIHTEMFSDGVIELVEKGVITGECKKVHPNKIVTGFVMGSRRLYDFVDDNPTVAFVDIGYVNRTDVIRRNPKVSAINSAIEVDLTGQICADSIGTYQFSGVGGQMDFIRGASLSEGGKPIIALPSITSKGISRIVPYLKEGAGVVTTRAHVHYIVTEYGAADLYGKNLRQRAKALIEIAHPNHRDELEKMAFERFKQL; encoded by the coding sequence ATGAAACACTATATTTCTGCTGATGATGCCGTATCCGTAATCAAAACAGGTGACCGTGTCTATATTCAAGGGGTCGCTGCAACCCCGCATCTCCTGATTGATGCCATGGTACGCAGGGCTGATGAACTGCGCAATATTGAAATTGTCCATTTACATACCGAAGGCAGTGCCCCTTATACTGCGCCAGAATATGCAGAAAGTTTCTTTCTGAATGCACTTTTTGTAGGTGCCAATACCCGTAAAGCGATTCATGAGGGCAGAGGCGACTATGTGCCTGTCTTTTTAAGCGAAGTGCCCAGTTTGTTTACCAAAGGCATTCTGCCGCTGGATGTAGCCCTGATTCACGTCTCTCCACCAGATCAGCATGGCATTTGCTCGCTTGGCACGTCTGTAGATTGCACCTGGGCCGCCGTGCATGCCGCCAGACACGTCATTGCTCAAGTCAACCCACATATGCCTCGCACCCACGGAGATGGGTTTATTCACGTCTCTCAAATCGATGCCTTGGTTCAGGTAGAGGATCCCCTCCCAGAGTCTCCGGAACATTGCTTAAGCGAAGAAGAAAAAAAGATTGGCTGGCACTGCGCCAATCTGATCGAAGATGGAGCCACCCTACAAATGGGCATTGGGGCCATTCCAGATGCTGTTTTGGCAGCATTGCACAACCATGTGCGCCTGGGAATTCATACCGAAATGTTTTCAGATGGTGTGATTGAACTGGTTGAAAAAGGCGTCATTACAGGCGAATGCAAAAAAGTACACCCCAATAAAATTGTCACAGGTTTTGTCATGGGCTCACGTCGTCTCTATGATTTTGTCGACGATAACCCCACCGTGGCCTTCGTGGATATTGGGTATGTGAACCGTACCGACGTCATTCGCCGCAATCCCAAAGTCAGCGCCATCAACAGTGCGATCGAAGTAGATTTAACTGGACAGATTTGTGCCGATTCAATTGGCACCTATCAATTTTCAGGCGTAGGCGGCCAAATGGATTTTATTCGCGGCGCTTCATTGTCTGAAGGGGGAAAACCCATCATCGCCTTGCCTTCAATCACCAGCAAAGGCATTTCCCGGATTGTCCCCTATTTGAAAGAGGGCGCGGGCGTGGTTACCACCCGGGCCCATGTACATTATATTGTCACGGAGTATGGTGCCGCTGATCTCTATGGAAAAAACTTACGTCAACGTGCCAAGGCGCTGATTGAAATTGCGCACCCCAATCACCGCGATGAACTTGAAAAAATGGCTTTTGAGCGTTTTAAACAGCTTTAG
- a CDS encoding peptidase S41 yields MSRFTMMGLSPSYWAAIADPSAMKYRTEWLLLSLFSFLAGLSLPYAEAGISKNLALLNEISELIQHNALKPLDSHQLWEGAAKGLLASLNDPYSSYLNAQEYAELKQIKTGEVAGIGIEIGIRDGRLTIVSALDQSPAWKAGLGAGDRIRSINQKSTSHLNFAEAVQLMQGEVGTWVEIGIEHPHNKRMDTYKIQREVLNLNPVSFRMLSENIGYLRLNTFFSDQVPLAMQAALTQLETEGMQSLIFDLRNNPGGTLSNAIEVGSMFISQGAIVRVVDRQNQETLHMATGLPIFNPSYDVIVLINNGTASAAEIVAGSMQEHGRALLVGKQSFGKGLVQNLLSLSEGSGLSLTTSKYLTSHGNDIHGKGIHPDFEVDLPEGVQIGSEKDTQLLMARDILLSLSPASSE; encoded by the coding sequence ATGTCACGATTCACAATGATGGGCCTGTCACCCTCCTACTGGGCAGCGATTGCTGATCCTTCAGCCATGAAGTACCGTACAGAGTGGCTCTTGTTGAGCCTCTTCAGTTTTTTGGCAGGGCTCAGCTTGCCCTATGCCGAAGCGGGAATCTCTAAAAATTTGGCGCTTTTGAATGAAATTTCTGAGCTGATCCAACACAACGCCCTTAAGCCCCTGGACAGCCATCAACTCTGGGAAGGCGCCGCCAAGGGATTGCTTGCAAGCCTGAACGACCCTTACAGTTCCTATTTAAATGCCCAGGAATATGCTGAACTCAAGCAGATCAAAACGGGAGAAGTCGCAGGCATCGGCATTGAAATCGGCATTCGCGACGGCCGTTTAACAATCGTCAGCGCCCTGGATCAGTCTCCGGCCTGGAAAGCAGGGCTGGGGGCGGGTGACCGCATTCGCAGTATCAATCAAAAATCCACCTCTCATTTAAATTTTGCGGAGGCCGTCCAATTGATGCAGGGTGAAGTCGGGACATGGGTAGAAATCGGCATTGAACACCCACACAACAAGCGTATGGACACCTATAAAATTCAACGCGAGGTTTTAAATCTCAACCCCGTCTCATTTCGCATGCTCTCAGAAAATATTGGCTATCTTCGCTTAAATACCTTTTTTTCAGATCAGGTTCCCCTGGCCATGCAAGCGGCCTTGACCCAATTGGAAACCGAAGGCATGCAAAGCCTGATTTTTGATTTACGCAACAATCCAGGGGGCACCCTGAGCAATGCGATTGAAGTTGGCAGCATGTTTATCAGCCAGGGAGCCATAGTACGCGTCGTGGATCGCCAGAACCAGGAAACCCTGCACATGGCCACCGGCCTGCCGATTTTTAACCCCAGCTACGATGTGATTGTGCTGATCAACAATGGCACAGCCAGCGCAGCAGAAATTGTCGCAGGCAGCATGCAAGAACACGGAAGGGCCCTTTTGGTAGGCAAGCAGAGCTTCGGCAAAGGCCTGGTTCAAAATTTACTTTCGCTCTCCGAGGGCTCGGGCCTTTCACTTACCACCAGCAAATACCTCACTTCGCATGGCAATGATATTCATGGCAAAGGTATTCATCCTGATTTCGAAGTCGATCTGCCCGAGGGGGTTCAGATAGGTTCTGAAAAAGATACCCAACTCTTAATGGCCCGCGATATTCTGCTTTCCCTCAGTCCTGCCAGTTCTGAATAA
- a CDS encoding S41 family peptidase, whose amino-acid sequence MKLQIFKKTALISALMAASFAAGVTLQPVLAESGGFRVFLEVYDLVKMEYVEKKVDDEKLVKGAIDGMLGMLNDPYTRYIAPTEFKQMNEEREGSFSGIGIQIGMKDNKLTVIAPIEDTPAWKAGLKAGDWIKALDGKDTETISLDDAVKLIRGKEGTIIKLTVYREETKKTMEIPVTRGKIENKIVKAKLLKNQIGYIRLTSFMQNNATEEVKHAIQDLKKQGMRALVMDIRSNPGGLLPNAVDIGSLFVSEGPIVRIVDREGKEEQLKAHGPLALDKNIPMAVLIDGGSASASEILAGTLKDNKRAVLIGTKTFGKGLVQTVHNLSNGSGLAITTNKYLTTNGTDINKKGIEPDIQVTIPKEILEKPYSESLDVQLQKALDVLTERIARK is encoded by the coding sequence ATGAAACTTCAGATCTTCAAAAAAACTGCGTTGATCTCAGCCCTGATGGCTGCATCTTTTGCGGCAGGCGTCACCCTGCAGCCTGTCTTGGCTGAATCCGGAGGGTTCCGCGTCTTTCTCGAAGTCTATGACCTGGTCAAAATGGAATATGTCGAGAAAAAAGTAGACGATGAAAAGCTGGTCAAAGGTGCGATTGATGGCATGCTCGGCATGTTGAATGACCCCTATACCCGCTATATCGCCCCCACAGAATTCAAACAGATGAATGAAGAACGTGAAGGCAGCTTCAGCGGCATTGGCATTCAGATTGGCATGAAAGACAATAAACTGACAGTCATTGCCCCGATTGAAGATACCCCAGCCTGGAAAGCAGGCTTGAAAGCCGGCGACTGGATTAAAGCCTTGGACGGCAAAGATACCGAAACCATCAGCCTGGATGATGCGGTTAAATTGATTCGCGGCAAAGAAGGCACGATTATCAAACTGACCGTCTACCGTGAAGAAACCAAAAAAACCATGGAAATTCCGGTCACCCGCGGCAAGATCGAAAATAAAATTGTAAAAGCCAAACTCCTCAAGAACCAAATCGGCTATATTCGTCTGACTTCGTTCATGCAAAACAATGCCACTGAAGAAGTGAAACACGCCATTCAAGATCTGAAAAAACAGGGAATGCGCGCCTTGGTCATGGATATTCGCAGCAATCCAGGTGGGCTTTTGCCCAATGCCGTAGATATCGGCAGCCTCTTTGTTTCTGAAGGGCCGATTGTCAGAATTGTCGATCGCGAGGGCAAAGAAGAACAGCTGAAAGCCCACGGCCCGCTGGCTCTCGATAAAAACATCCCCATGGCGGTTTTGATTGATGGCGGCAGCGCCAGCGCCTCTGAAATTTTGGCGGGCACCCTCAAAGACAATAAGCGCGCAGTTCTAATTGGCACCAAAACCTTCGGTAAAGGATTGGTTCAAACCGTGCATAATCTTTCAAACGGTTCGGGGCTCGCGATTACCACCAATAAATATCTGACCACCAATGGCACAGATATTAATAAAAAGGGCATTGAACCCGATATCCAGGTCACGATTCCCAAAGAAATCCTTGAAAAACCCTATTCCGAGAGCCTGGATGTTCAACTCCAAAAAGCTCTGGATGTCTTGACGGAACGGATCGCCCGAAAATAA
- the hpt gene encoding hypoxanthine phosphoribosyltransferase, which translates to MYRDIDEVLISEEQIQQRVQELGQEIGRDYQGKLPIVIGLLKGSCIFVADLVRAIPLHLTVDFMGISSYGAGTKSSGVVKITKDLEETIEGRHVIIAEDIIDTGLTLNYLLKMLKQRNPASIKVCTLLNKQARRLLEVEQVGYIGFEIEDHFVVGYGLDYVQKFRNLPCIGILKPVVYQKFQVEN; encoded by the coding sequence ATTTATCGCGATATTGACGAGGTTCTTATTTCAGAAGAACAGATTCAGCAACGGGTTCAGGAGCTGGGCCAGGAAATTGGACGTGACTATCAGGGCAAATTGCCAATCGTCATTGGACTGCTAAAAGGCTCCTGCATCTTTGTTGCCGATTTGGTGCGTGCGATTCCTTTGCACCTGACTGTAGATTTTATGGGCATCTCAAGTTATGGCGCAGGAACCAAATCTTCTGGCGTGGTGAAGATTACCAAAGATCTTGAAGAAACCATCGAAGGCCGCCACGTGATCATTGCCGAAGACATTATTGATACAGGCCTTACCCTGAACTATCTATTGAAAATGCTCAAACAGCGGAATCCTGCCAGTATTAAAGTGTGCACGCTGCTGAATAAGCAGGCCCGTCGTTTACTTGAGGTTGAGCAGGTGGGGTATATCGGCTTTGAAATTGAGGACCATTTCGTCGTGGGTTATGGCCTTGACTATGTTCAAAAATTTCGGAATTTGCCCTGCATTGGGATTCTCAAGCCCGTTGTTTATCAAAAGTTTCAGGTAGAAAACTAA
- a CDS encoding D-tyrosyl-tRNA(Tyr) deacylase: protein MRIVLQRVSYGAVTVEEQIVGEIQGPGLVLLVGIGPQDDLEELRFWAEKCVNLRVFPDEAGKMNRSLLEVGGSVLAVSQFTLYGETRKGRRPGFSGAAPPEMAARLYDQFVACLRQTGVTVATGIFQAHMDVTIHNDGPVTLLLGSDC from the coding sequence ATGCGGATTGTTTTGCAACGTGTCTCCTATGGTGCGGTGACGGTAGAAGAACAAATTGTAGGCGAGATTCAAGGGCCGGGCTTGGTTTTATTGGTCGGCATCGGCCCCCAGGACGATCTTGAAGAGCTGCGTTTCTGGGCCGAGAAATGTGTCAATTTACGAGTCTTTCCTGATGAGGCCGGTAAAATGAACCGTTCCTTGCTAGAGGTTGGTGGCAGTGTCTTAGCCGTCTCTCAATTCACGCTCTATGGTGAAACCCGCAAAGGCCGACGCCCAGGTTTTTCTGGGGCTGCGCCTCCGGAGATGGCTGCCCGCTTATATGATCAGTTCGTCGCTTGTTTACGCCAAACCGGCGTGACCGTGGCAACGGGTATTTTTCAGGCCCATATGGATGTCACGATTCACAATGATGGGCCTGTCACCCTCCTACTGGGCAGCGATTGCTGA
- the gpsA gene encoding glycerol-3-phosphate dehydrogenase (catalyzes the NAD(P)H-dependent reduction of glycerol 3-phosphate to glycerone phosphate), whose translation MKTLSAAVIGGGSWGTAIAYLLSQGGCDVTFWMRNADTAAEINQTRLNSRYSGDMVLAENIRATTDLEEAVRTNPLIFLVVTSASARQVLHDIGPFLNGSHVLVHCIKGFEHSTYKRISTIIREETCCRKMGVLSGPNLAKEILQNHPGATVIASPYEEVVRRVQEVMITSRFRVYGHRDVTGVEIAGALKNIIALASGMSNGLGFQHNTQSLLLTRGLVEITRFGLEMGSQASTFRGLAGMGDLIATCSSQLSRNYQVGYHLAKGEGLSKVLSDLGYVAEGVPTTRSVYYMSRDKGISMPITEAIFHILEGHLSPRKAIETLMTKEYKYEEEFPG comes from the coding sequence ATGAAAACACTCTCAGCAGCTGTCATTGGAGGCGGTTCTTGGGGTACCGCCATTGCCTACCTGCTTAGTCAGGGGGGGTGTGATGTCACTTTTTGGATGCGCAATGCGGATACTGCCGCAGAAATCAATCAAACCCGTTTAAACAGCCGCTACAGCGGAGATATGGTTTTGGCTGAAAATATCCGCGCCACCACAGATCTTGAAGAAGCCGTCAGAACAAACCCATTGATTTTTTTAGTGGTGACCTCTGCCAGTGCCCGTCAGGTACTGCATGATATTGGCCCCTTCTTAAATGGCAGCCATGTTTTGGTGCACTGTATCAAGGGTTTTGAACACTCTACCTATAAACGTATCTCGACCATTATTCGCGAAGAAACCTGTTGTCGAAAAATGGGGGTTTTATCAGGCCCTAACCTGGCCAAGGAAATCCTCCAGAACCACCCCGGTGCAACCGTCATCGCCTCCCCCTATGAAGAGGTTGTGCGCCGGGTTCAAGAGGTCATGATCACCTCCCGCTTTCGGGTCTATGGCCATCGCGATGTGACAGGGGTTGAAATTGCCGGAGCGCTGAAAAACATCATTGCCCTGGCCTCTGGCATGAGCAACGGTCTGGGTTTTCAGCACAATACCCAATCTCTGTTGCTGACACGCGGCTTGGTCGAAATCACACGCTTTGGCCTTGAAATGGGCTCCCAGGCCTCAACCTTTAGAGGCCTGGCTGGCATGGGCGATTTAATTGCCACCTGCTCAAGTCAACTCAGTCGGAATTATCAGGTGGGTTATCACCTCGCCAAAGGGGAAGGGCTCAGCAAGGTGCTCAGTGATTTGGGCTATGTCGCAGAAGGGGTTCCTACCACGCGCAGCGTGTATTATATGAGCCGTGACAAGGGGATCTCGATGCCGATTACCGAAGCCATTTTTCATATTCTGGAAGGACATCTTTCCCCCCGTAAGGCTATTGAAACCCTGATGACAAAAGAATATAAATACGAAGAAGAATTTCCAGGATAA
- a CDS encoding uridine kinase has protein sequence MDNIHFIGVAGGSGSGKSTVARKVLEAVGPEEVSYIQQDSYYKDLSHLPADVRMQLNFDHPEAFDNQLLLEHLNTIRHRESIEKPIYDFKSFTRVGFERVEPRKVILVEGILVLGYQEIRDMLGIKIFVDTDSDLRIIRRIRRDVLERGRSLEFVLNQYLETVRPMHQQFIEPTKRFADIIIPEGGNNLVAMDMLITKIQALLSS, from the coding sequence ATGGATAATATACATTTTATTGGTGTAGCCGGAGGATCCGGCTCTGGAAAATCAACCGTAGCCCGCAAGGTTTTAGAAGCTGTAGGGCCCGAAGAAGTCAGTTATATTCAACAGGACTCCTATTACAAGGACCTGAGCCATCTGCCTGCTGATGTGCGTATGCAGCTCAATTTTGACCATCCTGAAGCCTTTGACAATCAATTGCTGCTTGAACATTTAAATACGATTCGGCACAGAGAAAGCATTGAAAAACCAATCTACGATTTCAAATCTTTTACCCGCGTTGGTTTTGAGCGGGTAGAACCGCGAAAGGTTATTCTGGTGGAGGGCATTCTGGTCTTGGGTTATCAAGAAATCAGAGATATGCTTGGCATTAAAATCTTCGTAGATACTGATTCTGATCTGCGTATCATTCGCCGCATTCGCAGGGATGTACTCGAAAGAGGCCGCTCACTTGAATTTGTACTCAACCAATATTTGGAAACAGTGCGTCCCATGCACCAGCAGTTTATTGAACCGACCAAACGATTCGCGGATATTATTATCCCTGAAGGCGGCAATAATCTGGTGGCCATGGACATGCTAATTACGAAAATTCAAGCCCTGCTTTCAAGTTAA